The proteins below come from a single Roseiflexus sp. RS-1 genomic window:
- a CDS encoding tetratricopeptide repeat protein, producing the protein MAAQLAGWAHRYLEALCAQPHFSAARTVAPLWLATDSGLPAEPGAPIAAPLTIQMAAEIFPRLALIGPAGAGKTTTLRALAIGLAEAFLSGNSRAAWGNANAPLPLYIELARFQGSVEATLATEFGVGDPPPLEELARERPLLFLLDGLDELPPATQLASLAALSHALVATGAQTRWISTCRSEFLGLFRPWLNGAEVRTLQPLRPRDVIAQVQRQAGDVAAAWIQRNDDIVHLATRPRWLTALIEARDVLNAPIQSRGQLLATWIPAVAAAALLAHPRMISSTQAVHALIEIARMLDQQTQETLAIDAAIAAIEVSAYVPDAHLTTRMAHQSAPVNGRTLRATTGEAALQTLIDAGILVFDAERRTVSFRHPILRSFAQAMLLARTNPDQWSPATLSRAWMDAVIFAYSLSDDREAVLRRLLAVGAVGLTARCLIDAEAPVHYDELLERSGTLTPPLRVMIADAFAAEGLERAALEQLERAGAEGYDEAGLFGRLGDLYSRSGQWRLARIAYEQALAREADDLRYRQQLGVVCSRMGELDQAAAALEAVLDTQQKRLAAAAHELGHVYLQQGRFVHALEAYRHAAQQQPGDPAYRRSVATALRRLKRIDEAEAQLRSLIAESGGDAATYAELGEVYADAGRCVEAIESYARAVALRSDDPSLYARLGQLRHSAGDLPGARAALQRAVELDPSDAGLHDELGQIFEACGETGNALAAYRAAVSLDPQCDAYHRRLGALLRDCGDDDGAAAALRTALELRPDSAETYGELAELLWRSGESEKALDACRRAYALAPTSPDHARALGLAYHRVGRARDAERTLRDALALAPDRADLHFDYGMVAESIEQWDAALAAYERAAMLAPQRADYARAAGALLLRRGELKRARTLLAGALRRARRDPETLFQTGLLHVAAGAWHLAARSFQRAVRLSGGARYESALGRAYLRLGRAEDACAALERALHTNPDDVETLDTYREALEACGRLEAAYTVGRRVARLAPGNAVIQQRAGSIALRLGRVNEALELLDHAVALDSRLVPAHSERSRALLASGRAGAALAAANQAHALAPDLPEPLALAAEALIALQRDDEARPLLEQALALDATLLPACVALRDLLARTGDLAAAVTWAQRAVALAPDDVAHLVRLGELSLATDDLIQAEQALHHALRLSDRANAGEQSDRAVAHIYALLSRVRARAADWEQAITYARASIDRAPGNSEYRALLADALEGKGDLAAAIAELEGAAAAEPERIDWQQRLGRFFYRTGNYAAALNALRRAAAGSGAADDYHALGLCLRALDNLPAAAEALEHALHLRPDAAAWRIDLALVHLARGWHGEALAELNQVIATTPDLPGAWRARAHALLAIGQHEKARADLVEALRRDPRDAESYTLLAETLLHLGHATHALESAQRAVALQPAEPQHRRLLARALRAIGQRAEAIEQLSSVVNDTSPAEWWAELADDHLALNHLAAARAALERAVAAAPDNAVVRFRLGNVLMRIGEPDAAAAELRVAIARRPDYAAAHARLAEALIACNDGCRENLESAVEAARLAVALEGQCADHWRVLGMVLRAQGAHAEAVDALRRAHELDPESAPVAFLLGLTLLEQGQATAAVAPLTAAAAAAPEEAAHHGYLGIAHRMTVALITEPDELRAASASRRATLTVARRSLHRAITIDPHCALWWYELGLAIQQSASHAAAVEAFDRAFTCAGSETAGCAPGIYPPPKTIDQTAIRRSRARSLYLIDRLNDARADLEALIAHEAALPADHYLLGRILLDQGETAAARAELTAALVDPAHVQARLFLGRACLALNEPHPAIEALEQAVELRPDHAPTAAALSLAYAAAGRRERAIAAAQRAVRLDSSVGAHHQVLATLYAASGRFQEARAALINALTLQPDVAAWHAQMGEICQQMGLIDAARSAYARAIQLAPDNADYRHAQARLLIRQGRTAEARQVFEEAVKREPHQGAWRYELAELLRQQGDLTAIEHYAAAVQLAPDEPRHWLGLVEGLIARHERDAARETVERALLRFGDNPALHSAAGAIYEAQGDIERAAWHYGRAFERDPQNAGNCWRFGRAQLELGRLDAARELLERALALDPDSADAHAAIARFFAHTNDSRAALIHSQRAAELRPDEPAFQIQLAEALTHLRRFDEARQALERALQRIPDNPELLARYGEMALTVGLYHEALSAFERAIAQRPDEPRYHFLAGRVHRRLKQYSRAIERFRRAVKLRPGYSEAVIELSTLGPLAFVAQHLRGESDAA; encoded by the coding sequence ATGGCAGCACAACTGGCTGGTTGGGCGCATCGGTATCTTGAGGCGCTTTGCGCGCAGCCCCATTTCAGTGCAGCGCGGACGGTCGCACCACTCTGGCTGGCGACCGACTCCGGTCTTCCTGCGGAACCCGGAGCGCCCATCGCTGCGCCGTTGACCATTCAGATGGCGGCGGAGATTTTTCCCCGTCTGGCGCTGATCGGTCCGGCGGGCGCCGGCAAAACGACGACGCTGCGCGCCCTGGCGATCGGGCTGGCAGAAGCATTCCTTTCCGGGAATAGTCGCGCGGCATGGGGGAACGCGAACGCGCCGCTGCCGTTGTACATCGAACTGGCGCGGTTTCAGGGGAGTGTCGAGGCAACCCTGGCAACTGAGTTTGGCGTCGGCGATCCACCGCCGCTCGAAGAACTTGCGCGCGAGCGCCCGCTCCTTTTTCTGCTCGACGGACTGGACGAACTGCCGCCTGCGACCCAACTCGCCAGCCTGGCTGCGCTGTCCCACGCTCTGGTCGCAACCGGCGCCCAGACCCGCTGGATCAGCACGTGTCGCAGCGAGTTTCTGGGGTTGTTCCGTCCGTGGTTGAACGGCGCCGAAGTGCGCACGCTGCAACCGCTCCGTCCACGCGATGTCATCGCGCAGGTGCAACGTCAGGCAGGCGACGTGGCTGCCGCCTGGATCCAGCGCAACGACGATATCGTGCACCTGGCGACCCGTCCACGCTGGCTCACGGCGCTGATCGAAGCGCGCGACGTCCTGAATGCGCCGATCCAGAGTCGCGGGCAGCTGCTGGCAACCTGGATTCCGGCAGTGGCAGCGGCTGCACTGCTGGCGCATCCCCGGATGATCTCGTCGACCCAGGCAGTGCATGCGCTGATCGAGATCGCGCGCATGCTCGATCAACAGACCCAGGAGACTCTCGCCATCGACGCTGCCATCGCCGCCATCGAAGTCAGCGCTTACGTCCCTGATGCTCACCTCACGACTCGTATGGCGCATCAATCGGCGCCTGTGAACGGGCGAACGTTGCGTGCAACGACAGGTGAAGCGGCTCTTCAGACGTTAATCGATGCCGGTATTCTCGTCTTCGACGCCGAGCGACGCACGGTCAGCTTCCGGCATCCCATTCTGCGCTCCTTCGCGCAGGCAATGTTGCTGGCGCGCACCAACCCGGATCAGTGGTCTCCCGCAACTCTGAGTCGCGCCTGGATGGATGCGGTCATCTTCGCCTACAGCCTGTCCGATGATCGTGAAGCTGTGTTGCGGCGCCTGCTGGCGGTCGGCGCGGTCGGATTGACGGCGCGCTGCCTGATCGATGCAGAAGCGCCCGTCCATTACGATGAACTGCTCGAACGCAGCGGCACACTGACGCCGCCGCTGCGTGTGATGATTGCCGACGCATTCGCCGCCGAAGGGCTGGAACGCGCCGCGCTCGAGCAGCTGGAGCGCGCTGGCGCCGAAGGGTACGACGAAGCAGGGCTGTTCGGTCGCCTGGGTGATCTCTACAGTCGCTCCGGTCAGTGGCGCTTGGCGCGCATCGCCTACGAACAGGCGCTGGCGCGGGAAGCCGATGACCTGCGCTACCGCCAGCAACTCGGCGTCGTGTGCAGCCGAATGGGAGAACTGGATCAGGCGGCAGCGGCGCTGGAAGCGGTGCTCGACACGCAGCAAAAGCGTCTGGCAGCGGCAGCCCACGAACTGGGACATGTGTATCTGCAACAGGGGCGCTTCGTCCACGCGCTGGAAGCGTACCGACACGCGGCGCAACAGCAACCCGGCGACCCGGCATACCGGCGCAGCGTGGCAACAGCGCTGCGTCGTCTGAAACGCATCGATGAGGCGGAAGCGCAGTTACGCAGCCTGATCGCCGAGTCTGGCGGCGACGCGGCGACATATGCGGAACTCGGCGAGGTGTACGCTGATGCCGGGCGTTGCGTTGAAGCGATCGAGAGTTATGCGCGCGCCGTCGCCCTGCGCTCCGACGATCCATCGCTGTATGCGCGGTTGGGACAGTTACGCCACAGCGCTGGCGATCTGCCCGGTGCGCGCGCCGCGCTGCAACGCGCCGTCGAACTCGATCCCTCGGATGCCGGGCTGCACGATGAGTTGGGACAGATCTTCGAGGCGTGCGGCGAAACCGGCAATGCGCTGGCAGCCTACCGCGCTGCGGTCTCGCTCGACCCGCAGTGCGACGCTTACCACCGTCGTCTCGGCGCACTGTTGCGCGATTGTGGCGATGACGACGGCGCAGCGGCAGCATTGCGCACCGCGCTCGAACTGCGCCCCGATAGCGCCGAGACCTATGGTGAACTGGCGGAACTGCTCTGGCGATCCGGCGAGAGCGAGAAGGCGCTCGACGCCTGCCGACGCGCGTATGCGCTGGCGCCCACGTCCCCCGATCACGCGCGCGCGCTGGGACTGGCATACCACCGGGTCGGACGGGCGCGCGACGCCGAACGCACCCTGCGCGATGCGCTTGCGCTTGCGCCTGATCGCGCCGATCTGCACTTCGACTATGGCATGGTGGCTGAAAGCATCGAACAGTGGGACGCTGCACTCGCCGCCTATGAACGGGCGGCGATGCTCGCTCCGCAGCGCGCCGACTATGCCCGTGCTGCTGGCGCACTGCTCCTGCGCCGCGGCGAACTCAAACGCGCGCGGACACTGCTGGCTGGAGCGCTGCGCCGCGCGCGTCGTGACCCCGAAACCCTGTTTCAGACCGGTTTGTTGCACGTCGCCGCTGGCGCGTGGCATCTGGCGGCGCGATCCTTTCAGCGCGCCGTGCGGTTGAGCGGCGGAGCGCGGTACGAAAGCGCACTGGGCAGGGCATACCTGCGCCTCGGCAGGGCGGAAGACGCATGCGCCGCACTCGAACGCGCGCTCCATACGAATCCTGATGATGTCGAGACGCTCGACACCTACCGGGAAGCGCTGGAGGCGTGCGGTCGTCTCGAAGCGGCGTACACCGTCGGGCGGCGCGTCGCTCGTCTGGCGCCGGGGAATGCCGTGATCCAGCAGCGTGCCGGGAGTATCGCGCTGCGACTGGGGCGTGTGAACGAGGCGCTGGAACTGCTCGACCACGCCGTGGCGCTCGACTCACGGCTCGTGCCAGCGCATAGTGAGCGAAGCCGGGCGCTCCTGGCTTCCGGGCGCGCCGGGGCTGCGCTGGCTGCCGCGAATCAGGCGCATGCCCTCGCCCCCGATCTGCCAGAACCGCTGGCGCTGGCAGCCGAAGCTCTGATAGCACTGCAACGTGATGACGAAGCGCGCCCGTTGCTGGAACAGGCGCTGGCGCTCGATGCGACATTGCTCCCCGCCTGCGTTGCGCTGCGCGATCTCCTGGCGCGCACCGGCGACCTTGCCGCTGCCGTCACGTGGGCGCAGCGTGCGGTTGCGCTCGCTCCCGACGATGTGGCGCATCTTGTCCGGCTCGGTGAACTGTCGCTGGCGACGGATGATCTGATACAGGCGGAGCAGGCGCTGCACCATGCTCTTCGCCTGAGCGATCGCGCCAATGCCGGGGAACAGTCAGACCGCGCTGTTGCCCACATCTACGCATTGCTCAGTCGTGTGCGCGCTCGCGCTGCCGATTGGGAACAGGCTATCACGTATGCGCGCGCCAGTATTGATCGTGCACCTGGAAACAGCGAATATCGTGCCCTGCTCGCCGATGCACTGGAAGGGAAGGGCGATCTGGCGGCGGCGATTGCAGAACTGGAAGGCGCTGCGGCTGCTGAGCCGGAACGCATCGACTGGCAGCAGCGTTTGGGGCGTTTCTTCTACCGCACTGGCAACTATGCAGCGGCGCTGAATGCGTTGCGCCGTGCAGCGGCGGGGTCTGGCGCCGCCGATGATTATCACGCGCTTGGTCTGTGCCTGCGCGCGCTCGACAATCTGCCCGCCGCCGCCGAGGCGCTCGAACATGCGCTGCATCTGCGACCCGATGCAGCCGCCTGGCGGATCGACCTGGCGCTGGTGCATCTGGCGCGCGGCTGGCACGGTGAAGCGCTCGCCGAACTCAACCAGGTGATCGCAACCACGCCGGATCTTCCGGGTGCGTGGCGCGCGCGCGCCCACGCATTGCTGGCGATCGGTCAGCACGAGAAGGCGCGCGCCGATCTGGTTGAAGCGCTGCGCCGCGACCCGCGCGACGCCGAAAGTTACACACTGCTCGCCGAAACCCTGCTTCATCTGGGACATGCGACGCATGCGCTGGAGAGCGCCCAACGCGCGGTTGCCCTGCAACCCGCTGAACCGCAGCACCGACGTCTGCTGGCGCGTGCGTTGCGCGCCATCGGTCAACGTGCCGAAGCTATCGAACAGCTCAGCAGCGTGGTGAACGATACCAGCCCGGCGGAGTGGTGGGCGGAACTTGCCGATGATCATCTGGCGCTCAATCATCTCGCCGCAGCGCGCGCCGCACTTGAACGTGCAGTCGCCGCCGCGCCGGACAATGCCGTCGTTCGCTTCCGGCTCGGTAACGTGCTCATGCGGATCGGTGAGCCGGATGCCGCCGCTGCCGAATTGCGCGTCGCTATTGCACGCCGCCCCGATTACGCTGCCGCACACGCCCGCCTGGCAGAGGCGCTGATCGCCTGCAACGATGGTTGTAGGGAGAATCTTGAGTCCGCTGTCGAAGCAGCGCGACTCGCCGTGGCGCTGGAGGGGCAGTGCGCCGATCACTGGCGCGTCCTCGGCATGGTGCTGCGCGCACAGGGGGCGCATGCAGAAGCGGTCGATGCACTGCGCCGCGCCCACGAACTCGATCCAGAGTCGGCGCCGGTCGCTTTTCTGCTCGGACTGACCCTGCTCGAACAGGGACAGGCGACTGCAGCGGTTGCGCCGCTTACCGCCGCTGCCGCCGCCGCGCCGGAGGAAGCCGCGCATCACGGGTATCTCGGCATTGCGCATCGCATGACGGTTGCGCTGATCACCGAGCCGGATGAACTGCGCGCCGCGTCTGCCAGCCGGCGCGCAACGTTGACGGTTGCCCGGCGATCATTGCACCGGGCGATCACCATCGATCCACACTGCGCACTCTGGTGGTATGAACTCGGTCTCGCCATCCAGCAATCGGCAAGCCATGCCGCCGCCGTCGAGGCGTTTGATCGGGCGTTCACCTGCGCTGGCAGCGAAACTGCTGGTTGTGCGCCCGGCATCTACCCGCCGCCCAAAACCATCGATCAAACGGCGATCCGGCGCAGTCGTGCACGCTCACTCTACCTGATTGATCGTCTCAACGATGCGCGCGCCGATCTTGAAGCCCTGATTGCACACGAGGCGGCGCTTCCCGCCGATCACTACCTGCTGGGGCGCATCCTTCTCGATCAGGGCGAAACGGCTGCCGCACGCGCGGAACTGACCGCCGCACTGGTCGATCCTGCGCATGTCCAGGCGCGACTGTTCCTCGGACGCGCCTGCCTGGCGCTAAATGAGCCGCACCCAGCAATCGAAGCCCTCGAACAGGCTGTCGAACTGCGCCCCGATCACGCGCCGACCGCTGCCGCACTCAGTCTGGCGTATGCTGCTGCCGGTCGGCGTGAACGTGCGATCGCCGCTGCGCAACGCGCCGTTCGGCTCGATTCCTCGGTCGGCGCGCATCATCAGGTGCTGGCGACGCTCTACGCCGCCAGCGGACGGTTCCAGGAAGCGCGCGCCGCACTGATCAACGCACTGACCCTGCAACCCGATGTCGCCGCCTGGCATGCGCAAATGGGCGAGATCTGTCAGCAGATGGGACTGATCGATGCTGCACGTAGCGCGTATGCGCGCGCAATCCAGCTGGCGCCTGACAACGCCGACTATCGCCATGCCCAGGCGCGTCTGCTGATCCGGCAGGGGCGTACCGCCGAGGCGCGTCAGGTCTTCGAGGAAGCGGTGAAACGCGAACCGCACCAGGGCGCCTGGCGCTATGAACTGGCGGAACTACTCCGTCAGCAGGGTGATCTCACCGCGATCGAACACTACGCCGCCGCCGTGCAACTGGCGCCCGACGAGCCACGTCACTGGCTGGGGCTGGTGGAAGGGTTGATCGCGCGTCATGAACGCGACGCTGCCCGCGAAACCGTCGAGCGGGCGCTGCTGCGTTTCGGCGATAATCCGGCGCTGCACAGCGCCGCAGGTGCGATCTACGAAGCGCAGGGCGACATCGAGCGCGCGGCGTGGCACTACGGGCGCGCATTCGAGCGTGACCCGCAGAACGCCGGGAATTGCTGGCGGTTCGGACGCGCCCAACTCGAACTGGGCAGGCTGGATGCCGCGCGTGAGTTGCTCGAACGCGCGCTGGCGCTTGACCCCGATTCGGCAGACGCGCACGCGGCAATAGCGCGCTTCTTCGCACACACCAACGATAGCCGCGCTGCGCTGATCCACAGCCAGCGCGCTGCCGAACTGCGTCCCGATGAACCGGCGTTCCAGATACAACTCGCAGAGGCGCTCACACATCTCCGGCGCTTCGACGAAGCGCGGCAGGCGCTTGAACGCGCATTGCAACGCATTCCCGACAACCCGGAATTGCTGGCGCGCTACGGCGAGATGGCATTGACAGTCGGTTTGTACCACGAAGCGCTCAGCGCATTTGAGCGCGCTATCGCCCAACGACCCGATGAGCCGCGCTACCACTTCCTGGCAGGGCGGGTACATCGTCGATTGAAGCAGTACAGTCGGGCGATCGAACGGTTCCGCCGCGCGGTCAAACTGCGTCCTGGCTACAGCGAGGCGGTTATTGAACTGAGCACCCTCGGACCGCTGGCATTCGTTGCTCAACACTTGCGTGGCGAGAGCGACGCTGCTTGA
- a CDS encoding N-acetylmuramoyl-L-alanine amidase encodes MTGAINTSIRSPNYGSRNGRSISMIVIHATAGTVRSALAWLTNPASRVSAHYLIDKAGQIYRLVPDEYAAWHAGRAAWRGETAINDISLGIELENANNGRDPYPATQMESLVQLTRDKVAQYRIAPDMVVRHLDIAIPRGRKSDPAGFPWNDFLRQVFAEPIDALPEHPIPPVRYATLSQMLLHEAYRQVGAVEWSDWTMFRTARAAGLGLPVAPSFEVTVAGRSYIGQSFGRETLVSPIAEWKRVDRLSMLTAPEHQPLREALLRAIYAQAGETYRPDWAFHQYAQHTPIGPPLSPGFRIRIDDDEWVAAIYALDVIYCPVNRWRAISRLSDLIASQGERDPLAMALIERLYEHAGSQWRPNWSLHQHALRCQPGAPLGRSFRVSFDGRDYVAEAFALDVLFCAIGEWDNVQRLSEIV; translated from the coding sequence ATGACAGGCGCAATCAATACGTCGATTCGCTCTCCCAACTACGGATCGCGCAATGGGCGATCAATTTCGATGATCGTGATCCATGCCACAGCAGGAACAGTGCGCAGCGCACTGGCATGGCTGACCAATCCGGCATCGCGGGTGTCGGCGCATTACCTGATCGACAAAGCCGGTCAGATCTACCGGCTGGTGCCGGATGAATACGCCGCCTGGCATGCCGGTCGGGCAGCGTGGCGCGGTGAGACGGCAATTAACGACATATCGCTAGGCATCGAACTCGAGAACGCCAATAATGGACGTGATCCCTACCCGGCGACGCAGATGGAATCGCTCGTTCAACTCACCCGCGACAAGGTTGCACAGTACCGCATTGCCCCCGATATGGTCGTGCGCCACCTGGATATCGCCATTCCTCGCGGGCGCAAGAGCGATCCAGCCGGTTTTCCGTGGAACGATTTCCTGCGCCAGGTTTTCGCAGAGCCGATCGACGCGCTGCCGGAGCATCCCATTCCGCCGGTCAGGTATGCCACACTCAGCCAGATGCTGCTGCACGAAGCGTACCGTCAGGTCGGCGCAGTCGAATGGTCCGACTGGACGATGTTTCGCACTGCGCGTGCAGCCGGGCTGGGTTTGCCAGTTGCACCCTCGTTCGAGGTGACGGTCGCCGGGCGCAGTTATATCGGGCAGTCGTTTGGTCGTGAGACGCTGGTCAGCCCCATCGCCGAGTGGAAACGGGTTGATCGGCTGAGTATGCTGACAGCGCCGGAACATCAACCGCTACGTGAGGCGCTCCTGCGCGCAATCTATGCGCAGGCGGGCGAGACGTATCGCCCGGATTGGGCATTTCATCAGTATGCGCAGCATACGCCGATCGGTCCGCCGCTGAGTCCAGGTTTCCGCATCCGCATCGATGACGACGAGTGGGTGGCGGCAATCTATGCACTCGATGTCATCTATTGCCCGGTCAATCGCTGGAGGGCGATCAGTCGCCTCAGCGACCTGATCGCGTCGCAGGGCGAGCGTGATCCGCTGGCGATGGCGTTGATCGAACGTCTGTATGAACACGCTGGCAGCCAGTGGCGCCCAAACTGGTCGCTGCACCAACACGCACTTCGCTGCCAGCCCGGAGCGCCGCTTGGTCGCAGTTTTCGCGTGTCGTTCGATGGACGCGACTATGTGGCAGAGGCGTTTGCTCTTGATGTGCTCTTTTGCGCTATCGGGGAGTGGGACAATGTCCAGCGTTTGAGCGAGATTGTGTAA
- a CDS encoding response regulator transcription factor: MASRRARIVLADQQHLFRQSLVQHLRSGGHAVVGEADSLDGLDRCLIDTEPEIIMLDRYLPGGDVFEYIHMLNTLQPQTAVLLLVAYEHEASGLQGQAFLAGASGCMSKELPAIAYLNAIRRLQEGQLLFPAEVLRRAARPPSISGPVASLSELTSRELEILQLIAEGLGNREIAARLDITYNTAMKHVSNILAKLKVSNRMEAGLLFLRHASDGTLPDVARQQRFR, translated from the coding sequence ATGGCTTCGCGGCGCGCGCGGATTGTGCTTGCCGACCAGCAGCATCTGTTTCGACAGAGCCTGGTGCAACACCTTCGCAGCGGAGGGCATGCCGTCGTCGGCGAGGCGGACTCGCTCGACGGTCTTGACCGTTGCCTGATCGATACCGAACCGGAAATCATCATGCTGGATCGGTATCTTCCCGGCGGCGATGTCTTCGAATACATTCACATGCTCAACACGCTACAACCGCAAACTGCCGTCCTGCTGCTGGTGGCATACGAACACGAAGCGTCCGGTTTGCAGGGGCAGGCGTTCCTGGCAGGCGCGTCGGGGTGCATGTCGAAAGAATTGCCGGCAATCGCCTACCTGAATGCAATCCGGCGTCTCCAGGAGGGGCAACTGCTCTTTCCGGCAGAGGTGTTGCGTCGGGCCGCTCGACCGCCATCGATCAGCGGACCGGTGGCGAGTTTGAGCGAACTGACATCACGCGAACTGGAGATTCTGCAACTGATCGCCGAGGGGCTGGGGAATCGCGAGATCGCTGCGCGGCTCGACATCACCTACAACACGGCGATGAAGCATGTGAGCAACATTCTGGCGAAACTGAAGGTGAGCAACCGCATGGAAGCGGGGTTGCTGTTTCTCCGCCATGCATCGGACGGAACGCTCCCGGATGTGGCGCGTCAGCAGCGATTCAGGTAG